Proteins encoded within one genomic window of Aerococcus viridans:
- a CDS encoding IS256 family transposase has translation MTQVHFTLKSEEIQSIIEYSVKDDVSKNILTTVFNQLMENQRTEYIQAKEYERTENRQSQRNGYYERSFTTRVGTLELKVPRTRDGHFLPTVFERYQRNEKALMASMLEMYVSGVSTRKVSKIVEELCGKSVSKSFVSSLTEQLEPMVNEWQNRLLSEKNYPYLMTDVLYIKVREENRVLSKSCHIAIGITKDGDREIIGFMIQSGESEETWTTFFEYLKERGLQGTELVISDAHKGLVSAIRKSFTNVSWQRCQVHFLRNIFTTIPKKNSKSFREAVKGIFKFTDINLAREAKNRLIHDYIDQPKYSKACASLDDGFEDAFQYTVQGNSHNRLKSTNLIERLNQEVRRREKIIRIFPNQTSANRLIGAVLMDLHDEWIYSSRKYINFDK, from the coding sequence ATGACCCAAGTACATTTTACACTGAAAAGCGAAGAGATTCAAAGCATTATTGAATATTCTGTAAAGGATGACGTTTCTAAAAATATTTTAACAACGGTATTTAATCAACTAATGGAAAATCAACGAACAGAATATATTCAAGCAAAAGAATATGAACGAACAGAAAACCGACAAAGTCAACGAAATGGCTATTATGAGCGCAGCTTTACGACACGTGTAGGCACGCTAGAATTAAAAGTACCCAGAACACGTGATGGTCATTTTTTACCCACAGTGTTTGAACGTTATCAACGAAACGAAAAAGCCCTCATGGCTTCAATGTTGGAAATGTATGTATCAGGCGTTTCAACTCGTAAAGTATCAAAAATTGTGGAAGAACTTTGTGGTAAATCCGTCTCTAAGTCCTTCGTTTCTAGCTTAACAGAACAGCTAGAACCTATGGTTAACGAGTGGCAGAATCGTTTATTATCAGAAAAAAATTATCCTTACTTAATGACCGATGTACTCTATATAAAAGTACGAGAAGAAAATCGAGTACTCTCAAAAAGCTGTCATATAGCGATTGGAATAACCAAAGATGGCGACCGTGAAATTATCGGCTTCATGATTCAAAGTGGCGAAAGCGAAGAGACCTGGACAACATTTTTTGAATACCTAAAAGAACGCGGTTTACAAGGTACGGAACTCGTTATTTCTGATGCGCACAAAGGATTAGTCTCTGCCATTAGAAAATCCTTCACCAACGTAAGTTGGCAAAGATGCCAAGTTCACTTCCTAAGAAATATCTTTACCACCATTCCTAAAAAAAATTCAAAATCTTTCAGAGAAGCTGTTAAAGGAATTTTTAAGTTCACAGATATTAACTTAGCGCGTGAGGCTAAAAATCGATTGATTCATGATTATATCGATCAACCAAAATATTCAAAAGCTTGCGCATCATTGGATGATGGATTCGAAGACGCCTTTCAATATACCGTACAAGGAAATTCCCACAATCGACTAAAGAGTACCAATCTAATTGAACGACTGAATCAAGAAGTACGCAGAAGAGAAAAGATTATTCGCATCTTCCCCAATCAAACATCAGCCAATCGCTTAATTGGAGCCGTTCTTATGGACCTGCATGATGAATGGATTTATTCTTCAAGAAAATACATCAATTTTGATAAGTAA
- a CDS encoding cation diffusion facilitator family transporter, which produces MEVFKISKSEKQENHSHQNQPNKNIKIAFFTNFIFSMIEFFFGALFNSVSIMSDAVHDLGDSISIGFAWFFQGYSEKQQDEQFTFGYNRFSLLGALITGVVLIGGSFFMIYRSIPRLIDPQPVNYSGMFWLSLVAIALNGYAAWILSKGTSKNEGMLNLHMLEDVLGWIGVLVVSIVMNFTEAYRLDPILSILIALYILYKTVPEFFSTMKILLNGSPENVNVENLANSINNIPAVKDLSHFHIWSLDGEENALIVTVLIDSSDINKTREIKEEIAELAHTSGVKDHITIEITTSKDELEKGYAYGS; this is translated from the coding sequence ATGGAGGTTTTTAAAATTTCAAAGTCAGAGAAACAAGAAAATCACTCGCACCAAAATCAACCGAATAAGAATATTAAAATTGCTTTTTTCACCAACTTTATTTTTTCCATGATTGAATTTTTCTTTGGGGCTCTTTTCAATAGTGTGTCAATTATGTCCGACGCCGTTCATGATTTAGGAGATTCCATTTCTATTGGATTCGCTTGGTTTTTCCAGGGGTACTCAGAAAAGCAGCAAGATGAACAGTTCACTTTTGGTTATAACCGCTTTTCATTATTAGGGGCGTTGATAACTGGAGTAGTACTGATCGGCGGCTCATTTTTTATGATTTACCGAAGTATCCCACGTTTGATTGATCCGCAACCGGTTAATTACAGTGGCATGTTCTGGCTTTCTCTCGTAGCTATTGCATTGAATGGATATGCGGCTTGGATTTTAAGCAAAGGCACATCCAAAAATGAGGGTATGTTGAACCTCCATATGCTAGAAGATGTATTAGGGTGGATTGGGGTCTTGGTTGTGAGTATCGTAATGAACTTTACCGAGGCTTATCGATTGGATCCAATCTTATCGATTTTGATAGCACTCTATATCCTCTATAAAACTGTACCTGAATTTTTCAGTACAATGAAAATTTTATTGAACGGTTCGCCGGAAAATGTAAACGTAGAGAACCTGGCGAACTCCATTAACAATATTCCTGCTGTAAAGGACCTCTCTCATTTTCACATTTGGTCACTGGACGGAGAAGAAAATGCCCTTATCGTTACGGTTCTTATAGACTCTTCCGATATAAACAAGACTAGGGAAATCAAAGAAGAAATTGCAGAGCTTGCCCACACATCGGGTGTAAAGGATCATATCACAATAGAAATAACTACAAGTAAAGACGAACTGGAAAAAGGGTATGCTTATGGCAGTTAA
- a CDS encoding ArsR/SmtB family transcription factor — MDTSTSSPINKEKIQSMSKLFKVISDPTRLSILFLLQKKELSVGNIVLALDMEQSAISHQLKILKDSRLVKARREGKSMVYSLDDLHVFSILEQVLTHINEQEQ, encoded by the coding sequence ATGGATACATCAACATCTTCGCCAATCAATAAAGAGAAGATTCAATCAATGAGCAAATTATTCAAAGTGATTAGTGACCCTACACGCTTGTCGATTCTCTTTCTCTTACAGAAAAAAGAACTCAGTGTTGGAAACATTGTGCTTGCATTGGATATGGAACAGTCCGCGATTTCACACCAACTAAAAATATTGAAAGATTCACGTTTAGTGAAAGCAAGAAGAGAAGGGAAAAGCATGGTTTACAGTCTTGATGATCTTCATGTTTTCAGTATTCTCGAACAAGTCTTAACTCATATCAATGAACAAGAACAATAA
- a CDS encoding SIR2 family protein, whose product MRELEQIQDNQIFNEHIENVMNHIDSDKQSWLFGAGISYDAGIPLMSPLTDLVEMRMDQDNKRLLEKIKESLEKDCHVEHILSHIGDLLSLIDRTRKKEIKISETTYTKENLEDLYREILVKLTDTIRYGYNKKDDEIIYGTATEPLVSIEYHLEFIEGLLKNHLGVEKRRNIKFYTTNYDTLLEDALILKRKKVVDGFSGGAMGFWNPKEYSERKELAYPVYKLHGSIDWFQDEEYGLIRTRYGTKYTSDKSRVLIYPQATKYVETQKDPFATIFQAFRSDINSNQSKLFVCGYSFGDNHINNEIFNGLLKIHNNSTLIIFIDNMSDTLIDWQNNDLINERIYCLTSTGICYKNKIYSEENEQYNYPWWTFSGLTNFLNGTIK is encoded by the coding sequence GTGAGAGAGTTAGAACAAATACAGGATAATCAAATTTTTAACGAACATATAGAAAATGTTATGAACCACATCGATTCTGACAAACAAAGTTGGTTATTTGGGGCAGGAATTAGTTATGATGCAGGGATACCTTTAATGTCTCCATTAACTGATTTAGTAGAAATGAGAATGGACCAAGACAACAAAAGACTACTTGAAAAAATAAAAGAATCATTAGAAAAAGATTGCCATGTTGAACACATTTTAAGTCATATTGGTGATTTATTGTCATTGATTGATAGAACTAGGAAAAAAGAAATAAAGATTTCTGAGACAACCTATACCAAAGAAAACCTCGAAGATTTATATAGAGAAATTTTAGTGAAGCTAACAGATACCATTAGATATGGATATAACAAGAAGGATGATGAAATAATCTATGGAACAGCAACGGAACCTCTTGTTTCTATTGAATACCATTTGGAGTTCATAGAAGGATTGTTGAAAAATCATCTTGGTGTTGAAAAACGGAGAAACATAAAGTTTTATACAACTAATTACGATACATTACTTGAGGACGCATTGATTTTGAAACGAAAGAAAGTTGTAGATGGATTTTCAGGTGGTGCCATGGGATTTTGGAACCCGAAAGAGTATTCTGAAAGAAAAGAGTTAGCCTACCCGGTTTATAAATTACATGGATCAATAGACTGGTTTCAAGATGAAGAGTACGGACTTATTAGAACAAGATATGGTACTAAATATACATCTGATAAGTCGAGAGTCCTAATATATCCTCAAGCTACTAAGTACGTAGAGACACAAAAAGATCCGTTCGCAACAATTTTTCAAGCTTTTAGAAGCGACATTAATAGTAATCAGAGCAAGTTATTTGTTTGTGGATATAGTTTTGGTGACAACCATATAAATAATGAAATTTTTAATGGTTTATTAAAAATACATAATAATAGTACTCTTATTATCTTTATTGATAATATGTCCGATACTCTCATTGATTGGCAAAATAATGATTTAATAAATGAGAGAATCTACTGCTTAACATCCACAGGAATATGTTACAAAAATAAAATTTACTCCGAAGAAAATGAACAATACAATTATCCATGGTGGACATTTTCTGGACTTACAAACTTTCTAAATGGAACTATAAAGTAA